From Fervidobacterium sp., the proteins below share one genomic window:
- a CDS encoding pyrimidine-nucleoside phosphorylase — MRAYDVILKKRNGEKLTREEIEFIVNGYVKGEIPDYQMAAFLMAVYFRHMDDEERAVLTEVMANSGDKVDLSSIPGIKIDKHSTGGVGDKTTLVVGPIVASLGVPVAKMSGRALGHTGGTIDKLESIPGFRTSLSEDEFFENVKKINIAIIGQTANLVPADKKIYALRDATATVDEVSLIAASIMSKKLAGGADGYVLDVKVGSGAFMKTIQQATQLAQAMVGIAKSHGKKAVAVLTNMDVPLGKMIGNSLEVLEAIETLKGKGPEDFTELCINLSAWMCYLAEKGSFDECLKMSENALKSGAALEKFRQLVQYQNGNSEVVDRPLEILPISTTLVEFKANKEGYISAIDTEKIGIACNHLGSGRKTKEDTIDHSVGIEICKKLGDYVRHGDTLAKLYISQKSELDQAIRLLEESYRISNQKPMLKPLILGVIQ, encoded by the coding sequence ATGAGAGCTTACGACGTGATACTAAAAAAAAGAAATGGTGAAAAGCTCACACGAGAAGAGATAGAATTCATAGTAAATGGTTACGTAAAAGGTGAGATACCTGACTACCAGATGGCAGCATTCTTGATGGCCGTTTATTTCAGACATATGGATGATGAAGAACGTGCTGTTCTCACAGAAGTTATGGCAAATTCTGGTGATAAAGTTGATTTGTCATCTATTCCAGGAATAAAGATCGACAAACATTCCACAGGTGGAGTGGGGGATAAAACAACGTTAGTTGTGGGGCCTATCGTTGCCTCACTTGGGGTACCTGTCGCAAAAATGTCTGGAAGAGCGCTTGGACACACTGGAGGTACTATTGATAAACTTGAATCAATTCCTGGCTTCAGAACTTCACTTAGCGAAGACGAGTTTTTTGAAAACGTGAAAAAAATAAACATAGCTATAATAGGTCAAACAGCTAACCTTGTACCAGCAGATAAAAAGATATACGCACTCAGAGATGCAACAGCAACCGTAGATGAGGTATCACTAATTGCTGCAAGCATAATGAGCAAAAAACTTGCTGGTGGAGCTGATGGATACGTACTTGATGTAAAAGTAGGTAGCGGTGCTTTTATGAAAACCATACAACAAGCCACACAACTTGCACAAGCGATGGTAGGAATAGCTAAATCTCATGGAAAAAAGGCTGTCGCTGTTCTAACAAACATGGATGTACCACTTGGAAAGATGATAGGAAATTCCCTTGAGGTACTGGAAGCAATAGAAACACTTAAAGGAAAAGGCCCTGAGGATTTCACAGAACTTTGTATCAACTTATCAGCATGGATGTGTTATTTGGCAGAGAAGGGTTCGTTCGATGAATGCTTAAAGATGTCGGAAAACGCGCTAAAAAGCGGAGCAGCCTTAGAAAAATTTAGACAGCTTGTTCAATATCAAAATGGCAACTCAGAGGTTGTTGACAGGCCATTAGAAATTTTGCCAATATCAACCACCTTAGTGGAATTTAAGGCAAATAAAGAAGGATACATAAGTGCAATCGACACTGAAAAAATAGGTATTGCTTGTAATCATCTTGGCAGTGGAAGAAAGACAAAAGAAGATACGATCGATCATAGTGTGGGAATCGAAATATGTAAAAAGCTAGGTGATTATGTACGTCACGGAGATACTTTAGCAAAGCTTTACATCAGCCAAAAAAGTGAACTTGATCAAGCAATACGCTTACTCGAAGAAAGTTACAGGATATCCAATCAAAAACCCATGTTAAAACCTTTAATACTCGGTGTAATACAATAA
- a CDS encoding phosphodiester glycosidase family protein — MEKTKLYFIICLIITLITATVTVAQIFLINNKVFTPKNGYFSEEQLRDMGFNIVKNGKIYLIYNRKLIVGSDGDVLIDFEQYIPNAYLFTNGNLLVKQEIIVSFLKLSKIGEIFFDKPISISSVKYDEDELIISTTSELSEELFDVNYSNGTLIVKITPADMPKNISNGINVSKSNGTVLLSLSKQLEDYDVLLYDKNIIVRLTPLTKKIEYSKKVENFAGRSFIVNYLIADPKYVNIVPLIPKKGIGSTSMLNNILSENGFQHGVNANYFDPATGLPIDIVIANGRVLSHRYGLRPMFIQTTDNKVFIGKNYVDITIRIGEILLLVKGVNTKALGEVNLYTYEFALSIPKDISKTYFVVKNNKIYSEGYVQYVPSNSMVIMMSNEIRKKFFRTNVIGLTVSLELYTDNGFKIKNAVGAGPLLIQEGKIISDANEEKLRYGGGIPTTRTDRTIIAVKEGKVHLITIEGFNAAGMNFDEAAQFLLSKGYESAMMLDGGGSTSMVYSNRYVTNGSPRNIPVALGLK, encoded by the coding sequence GTGGAAAAAACAAAGTTGTACTTTATCATATGTCTCATAATAACACTAATAACTGCAACAGTCACAGTTGCGCAGATTTTTTTAATAAATAACAAAGTCTTCACACCAAAAAACGGCTATTTTTCAGAAGAACAATTAAGAGACATGGGTTTCAACATAGTGAAAAACGGAAAAATTTATTTGATATACAACAGAAAGCTCATCGTCGGTTCAGATGGAGATGTTCTAATAGATTTTGAGCAGTACATACCCAACGCCTATTTGTTCACAAACGGTAACCTATTAGTTAAACAAGAAATTATTGTAAGTTTCCTTAAATTATCTAAGATCGGTGAAATTTTTTTTGATAAGCCAATCTCCATTTCCTCTGTAAAATATGACGAGGACGAATTAATTATCTCAACAACATCTGAATTATCAGAGGAACTATTCGATGTGAACTACTCAAACGGAACGCTAATCGTAAAAATAACACCGGCAGATATGCCGAAAAATATTTCAAATGGGATAAATGTGTCTAAGTCAAACGGTACGGTCCTTTTAAGTCTTTCAAAGCAGCTTGAAGATTATGACGTATTGTTATACGATAAGAATATTATCGTAAGGCTCACACCATTAACTAAGAAAATAGAATATTCAAAAAAAGTGGAAAACTTTGCAGGTAGATCGTTTATCGTAAACTATCTGATAGCCGATCCAAAGTATGTTAATATTGTGCCTTTAATACCAAAAAAGGGTATCGGTAGTACTTCAATGTTGAACAACATACTCTCTGAAAACGGTTTTCAACACGGAGTCAATGCGAATTACTTTGATCCAGCAACAGGTTTACCAATAGATATAGTTATAGCTAATGGTAGAGTTCTATCACATCGATATGGACTAAGACCCATGTTCATTCAAACAACTGATAACAAAGTTTTCATAGGGAAAAACTATGTTGATATAACAATAAGAATTGGGGAAATACTCTTGCTTGTGAAAGGTGTTAATACCAAAGCACTTGGAGAGGTAAACCTATACACTTATGAGTTTGCTCTTTCAATTCCAAAAGACATTTCCAAGACATATTTTGTTGTGAAAAACAACAAAATATATTCTGAAGGCTATGTGCAATACGTCCCTTCGAATTCTATGGTTATTATGATGAGTAACGAGATAAGAAAAAAATTCTTCCGCACAAACGTCATAGGTCTTACTGTATCACTTGAACTGTACACAGACAACGGATTTAAAATTAAAAATGCTGTTGGAGCAGGACCTTTACTTATTCAAGAAGGAAAAATAATATCTGATGCAAACGAAGAGAAACTTAGATACGGCGGAGGTATTCCAACAACACGAACAGACAGGACGATAATCGCTGTTAAAGAAGGAAAGGTGCATCTAATAACTATAGAAGGCTTTAACGCTGCTGGTATGAATTTCGACGAGGCTGCTCAGTTTTTGTTGTCTAAGGGATACGAATCTGCGATGATGCTCGATGGTGGTGGTTCAACATCAATGGTATACTCAAATAGATATGTAACAAACGGTTCTCCAAGAAATATACCGGTCGCTCTCGGGTTAAAGTAA